ACTTAACATTTCTAGTGCTAAAAATCagcaaaataagtaaaaacattaaaaatgctataaaatgcagaaaatctTACCTGGGCATAGGCTGAGGGCAAACTTTGTCTGGAAGTCACAGTCATCACTGTCCAGATAATCATCAGATATGACAACTACCATTCTCTTACACCTGAAGAGCAAAAACACCCGATATTGCTCAGCaacttttatgtaatgcttacaGTATGCTGTATCAGCTGTGATGCAAAGACTTTCGTAGAATGTCTTACAAAATCACAAAAGCCTGAGATGCTTCCTCATAACAGAAGACCAAATGACTTGCCTGTTCTCAATGAGCTCGCTGGTGATGGACCACACACATGTACCAGGAAGGACATCACGGTCGAACACACACAGCTTCAGGTTGTGGTCCGTCTGCTCCAGCTGCCTAATCAACTCATGCACAAACTGGATGTCGCTCTTGCAGTAGCAAATAAAGGCATCGAACATCTCCGGCATGTGGCCTGAAGACAAAAACATACACAGGTAAGTAGCATAGTGCTTAAGGGGAGGTTCACTTGTAAGTCAGGCTAACAAGTCTAGACATAATATAAAGATTTAATTAGTCAGcagtatacagtacagtaaataaataagcaGGACATTATTACTCATAATAAGCAGGACATTATTACTCATTGTTTCTGCAACATATGTTGTCTCACATAAATTTAacagaacaatgttttacatACTATCAAGGACTGTGATGCCTCGGTCCTGGTGTCCACTATCCACCACTGGAACTTGGACAGGCTTCTGCAAATACTTCCTGCAGTTCTCATCTAAAACGAGCACAGAGAAGCATGTGTATTAGAAGTCTGTCATATTTACTATCAATACAAATAAAGCAGCAGGGGTGTTACGATACACATATTATCATTAACTAATTCAAAATTAgacttcatttttttaatattttataggaaatatttttatattttaggaaATTGTCTAGGTTTAAGATTGAGCTAATAGTTAAGTGAGTAAAAGATTAAAATTTCCCCAAAGGTCATACAGAAAAAGGTGAAAGATACATATCAGCTTTTTGAGTAAGATTCATGTATTATATTCTGTATTAGATTTTTAATAGTGAAAAGAGTAAATGAGCATGATGAAAAAGTCTGCACCTTCTGAGATTTGAGATATTGGATAATACTTTTCCAGGTTTTACTCCTAAATTACCTTGTTATTGGaaaatagatatacagctctggaaaaaaaagaaaccacttcagtttctctggttctgctttttataggtatatatttcagtaaaattaacagtgttgtttttttctataaactacagacaacatttctaccaaattccaaataaaaaaattgtcatttagagcatttattttcagaaaatgagaaatgtctgaaatagttcacattcataaagttgtaagagttcggaaaacaatatttggtggaataaccctggtttttaattacaagtttattgcatattggcatgttctcttccaccagtcttacacactgcttttggataacttagtCACtccaaacattcaagcagttcagctttccgtaatttggtaaaatcaaagaaactcaatttttaagtggtctcttttttttttcaaatatatattcTCTTATTAGAATACTGCATATCCATATATAAACCTCACTACACACATTATGCTACTGGGAACTACACAGTATATTTAGAGGTGCATGATACTTAAATTTTCAACTTCCTTACCATGCAGTGGTGTATATCCTGTAATAAACTACAGGTAATAGCTATCTGAATTTACTGTGAATAAAGCTCTTATAGGACCCTTAAAAAGAATTctgtattattgttgttataaaCTTACGAACATTTTAAACGTTTTAAACGTGTAAACGTTATGCCAGGAAGTGATAAAAACATGCAGTTCTGAGTGTGTATGATCTCAGTGTGTGTAGCAGGAAATACATTAGTCTACTTTTTCTGAGTCAGTTGGTGTTTAACGTGGTTAAAGGGGGGTTTGTGTTGTCTGTACTGATATATAGAAGTAGAAACAGGTGAGACTCACCTATGTGTCTCTTCAGGTCTGTAATAATGTCCTTCCTCTCCGCTTCCTCGAGGAAGGTGAGCAGTTTCCCCACCGTGGCCTCTGGTCGGGTCTGCCACTCCTCCAGCAGGGTCTGAGTGGGGTTCTCCCTGCGCTCGTAGTTCCTGATCTCCAGGTAGGTGAAGTCCATCCGCTCGGCGAGGTCCGTCCAGTCCGAGGCCACGGTGTTGGTGGGGTTCAGGTACTGGCCCAGCCTCTTCCTCACCCCGTAGTTCAGCGCGATGGCCGGGATCGCGTCGTAGTCGATACTCGCAGGACAcggtgatgaagaggaggaggaggctgaTGAAGATGAAGCCATACTtgagtttatcagatattaaaagtataaaaaagactATTTTACACACTGTATCAGACTTTTCTACAGGAGAAAGGCCACTAGCTGCTCCTGGGCTCGGGGTTCATTTTCTGAAGCTCTGATTGGAGGAAGTTACACTGACTCGATACTTTCTGACTCCAGACAAACAGCGCGCAGGGCGAGGACACGCCCACCGAGCGCGTCACTGTGGCGCAGCGAGCTTCCATCCAATAGGAGAAGAGAGCGTACTCACTTTTTTTGGTAATTTTTCCATTTATGTTAACCCATTCCAGTCTAATTGCTGAAGCTAAAAAAAAGGTCAATTATTATGAAAAGTACCTACACGCTTATGCAAATGTTTGGGAACCCAGATTCATGCTATGCacctaaaaatataatattatctaTTAGCCTTACACTGATTATtgatcagtgtaacatttatcagttcaATTTTGTGAATTTTCTACATTTGGGTGTAAAACTTCCCCTATTTAAAATAGTAGAGAaaacttttttcattattttgcaaACATAATTTTAGGAAATCTTGTAACAaatgtgagggcacaaaaaatgtgaggtgcaaaaataaaacaaaagaaaagtagG
This genomic interval from Astyanax mexicanus isolate ESR-SI-001 chromosome 1, AstMex3_surface, whole genome shotgun sequence contains the following:
- the myd88 gene encoding myeloid differentiation primary response protein MyD88; translated protein: MASSSSASSSSSSPCPASIDYDAIPAIALNYGVRKRLGQYLNPTNTVASDWTDLAERMDFTYLEIRNYERRENPTQTLLEEWQTRPEATVGKLLTFLEEAERKDIITDLKRHIDENCRKYLQKPVQVPVVDSGHQDRGITVLDSHMPEMFDAFICYCKSDIQFVHELIRQLEQTDHNLKLCVFDRDVLPGTCVWSITSELIENRCKRMVVVISDDYLDSDDCDFQTKFALSLCPGARSKRLIPVVYKPMKRPFPSILRFLTVCDYTRPCTQSWFWIRLAKALSLP